The DNA window AGGATACAGAATTCTTAGCTAACAGCCATGCAGACTGGCAAGGAGACTAAGAGGTCCCTTCCCTGGACTGAGATTCtgcattgtttatttctttgaagtCTGTTATAGACAATGATGTGAGTCATGATCCCTGTATCAGTCTGAGGAATGAACCCTGTTCTCCTAGAATTATGAAtgactttggttttggttttgttttatcttgagacagggtttctctgtgcagccttggctaccttggaactggctctgtagaacaggctggcctcaaactcagagatcatcctgcctctgccccgtctcaaaaagagaaagaaagaaagaaagaaagaaagaaagaaagaaagaaagaaagaaagaaagaaaggaagaaagaaagaaagcccaaaCAACAAAAGTTACGGAACAAAACATATTTATTCACATCTAGCAAAGTCCATATTACCTAGGTTGCACATGTTTGATACACTTGTGTCTTAGGTCCAAAGTCAAACCTGGGGCTCAGCCCAGATCCAGTGACAGGTTTAGGAATTCTGTCCTTAGCTTACAGCAACTATACATGTTAAGTGCTTTAACATACAGTGCAGTGAACAATATAAAGAGCAGAGGCAACTAGGTAGGGCCCCCTAGTGGCCAGTGAGTCACATTCCTTGAAGGGGTTAAGGCTGGTTCAGAGGAAGCAAATACAGAGCTCAGCACAGACGGGGCATTAGCCCATCCGGGATTCAGAATCCCCAGCTCTGCTGGAACAATAGAACACTTCAGATATACACGAAAGTCACATCCTCGGAGAGGCCACAGTCTGTGCCTATGGCTCCAGCCTCCTGGGTACGAGCGCGCCATCGGAGGCACAGCTACACCTCTGCACCCTCATGTTGGGCAGGCTGACCACCTGAGGCCTggtcctgcctccctccttcatGCTGACAATCACAGGCAGGGAGGTCATCTCCGAGGCAATGCACTGCCGTGGCCCCAGAAATGGCCACTTGATGGTCAGGGACTCTGGCAGCTGCAGGCAGCTGCCCACACACTCATAGACCAGGAACCCCGGGGGTTCAAGGATCCAGTTCTCCGCCCACTTCATCCCCTGCAGGTCCAGATACATCTCTTGACGACAGCATCGGGTGCCTTCAGTCACGGGCGCCTCGGGGCCACAATTGCCTTGAGCTCTGTGAGAATGAGATACCAGTCGTCAACTGAGAAGGCTAAAATCAGGGAGGGAGACTTAAGATCCAGCTCGCCACTggactgggcagtagtggcacaggcctttgatcccagcactcgtaaggcagaggcaggtagatctctgcgagttcgagaccggcctggtctacagagtgaattccaggacagcctccaaagctacacagagaaaccctgtcttaaagaaaaaaagaaagaaagaaagaaagaaagaaagaaagaaaggaaggaaggaaggaaggaaggaaggaaggaaaagaaaagaaaagaaaaggaagggaagatcCAGCTCTTGGGGTATTCAAGAATTAGGCTGGGTGTATAGGAGAGCACTGGCGTGttgtgaagtcctgggttccaacCCTAGTgccacagcaaagaaaacaactgAATTGGACATTTATGTGGGGATGGGTAGctaagaactaaaaaaaaaaaaaatcaataatatttACTGGGGGTTTCCTAACAGAGggatttttctaaatattttcacaCTCTGAAACTTTGTCATTTCACAGTTAGGTCAAATTCCCCGTTTGTCTCTCGACTTCGCTTATCAATTTAACCCACAGCGCCTACCCGTAATCCTTGAGGTCCAGCGTGTGCAGCTCCAGCTGTGGCTCGCCCCGCCCCTCGCTGCCCGGAATCCCTTGAGCAGCAAAGCGAACCAACTTGTGAGCGCTCCAGGTCCCCGGGCCCAGATGCTCCCTCTGCACCGACACCTGCAGCAGCAGTGGCTGCCTCGGTCGGTTCAGCTGCTGCCAGAAGTTCACAGCCTCGGTCACGTCGAAGGCCTTCCAACCGCTCTCGTGGATGGACACGAGCCTGAAACACAGCTGAGCGTCAGGCGAGGGGACTAGCAGGCTGTCAGCTAGGCTCTGGAGGGGTCTCCCGTCCCGTGCTGTCCCCACTCCATCCTCCGCAGCTCCCCTGTACCAGCAGGGCCAAGCAGACCTCTCCCCAATTCCCccagtgcgcacacacacatacacacacacacacacacacacacacagagagagagagagagagagagagagagggtgctgGGGCCAATACCTGGAGTCGATGAGGGCGGTGCGGTTGGAACCATCTTCAAGGAAGCGTAGCCACTCAATGGTGACCCGAGCGCGGGCACTATGTGGGGACAGCCTCTTTTGCCTCCGGTGAGCAGTTCTGGGGACTGGCTCCTGGAAGAGCCGCAGCACGGCCTGCACCAGCTCGCTATTAGGTGGCAGCCGCTGCTCCATGCCGAACACTAGCAAGTGTGTGGAGGTCTCCGACACCAGGAACCTGCCTGCCACCTCTGTGGACATGGAGAGAGTCAGACCGGCCTCTACTGGCACCAGATAACCACCAGGGCGACAAGACTCAAGGCCAAAATTCCTTACTAATCCGCAGGAAGAGCTGGGAGCAGGACGCCCTTGGCACACAGTGAAAATGAAGTACTCCCTATCTAGGAATTATAGATTGCGTTGAGGCCCTGAATGCTAAAACAATTGTTgaggttgtttcttttttattatcaaCTTCCACCCCTGATGGTGGCTTTGGAACCCTGTGAGACTATAGCAATGTAGGGTCTTTTAGGGAGGGTTGCAGAAGAAGGTGGGTGGGGAGTACAGAGaggccacagaggtcagagaatggaaaTCCAAGATCAGGAGTGCAACCAAAACCGTGCCTTTATTACCAGGCAGACTCTGagccggcagtggtggcacacgcctttagtcccagcactctggaggcagaggcaggcagatctatgtgagttccgggccagcctggtctacagagctacacagagaaaccctgtctcaaaaaatcaaaataataataataacaataacattaAGTGGCAGACTCTTGTGAGAGTTTCTGCTCAATGGCGCATCCATGAGAGAGTCATCTCTATTACCTGTTCACAACCAGCATCCTTATGTCGCTAGGCCTAGGAGAGTAAGtttgtggctgtggctgtggctgtgccCCAGGGCTCATTCCATTTGGCGGTGCTACCATGCTGGCCCTTGCTATCTTGACAACTGAATACCTGTGTCCTCACTCTTCCAAACTTTCTGTTACCCAGGGCTGCCTCTACCCAGTCAGCTGTTCTCTGTCCGAGGCAAGACATAGTCAGCCACTCTTCTAGGTGACGACCCCAGGTGGCCTGGACCTCTCCTGGGACCCTGTttttctccattctcctcctcttcttgctcCTGAATTTAACAGCAAGCTCAGCCCCTTTTCCCTAATCCCAAGCGTCCTTAAGTGCACAGTCAGGTCCCCAGCGCCCAGACCCAGCCACCCTCCCAGACCTGCTCCTTC is part of the Cricetulus griseus strain 17A/GY chromosome 5, alternate assembly CriGri-PICRH-1.0, whole genome shotgun sequence genome and encodes:
- the LOC100751377 gene encoding left-right determination factor 1: MWLCWALWALSLVDPGAALTGEQVLGSLLQQLQLSEPPVLDKADVEGLVIPSHVRAQYVALLQHSHASRSRGKRFSQNFREVAGRFLVSETSTHLLVFGMEQRLPPNSELVQAVLRLFQEPVPRTAHRRQKRLSPHSARARVTIEWLRFLEDGSNRTALIDSRLVSIHESGWKAFDVTEAVNFWQQLNRPRQPLLLQVSVQREHLGPGTWSAHKLVRFAAQGIPGSEGRGEPQLELHTLDLKDYGAQGNCGPEAPVTEGTRCCRQEMYLDLQGMKWAENWILEPPGFLVYECVGSCLQLPESLTIKWPFLGPRQCIASEMTSLPVIVSMKEGGRTRPQVVSLPNMRVQRCSCASDGALVPRRLEP